The following proteins are co-located in the Bacteroidales bacterium genome:
- a CDS encoding CoB--CoM heterodisulfide reductase iron-sulfur subunit A family protein gives MTTNHEIRVGFYICHCGHNIASIIDVALITAYAAKLPHVVVSKDYKYMCSDPGQEIIQKDIQEFNLNRIVVASCSPLLHEATFRSATEKAGLNQFFMQMVNIRENASWVHEDKEMATLKVKDLVRAAIQRVAFHKALEKKKVPVNPAVMIVGGGIAGITAALNMANAGKKVYLVEKDPTIGGFMAKFDKTFPTLDCAACILTPKMSSVKKHPNITLWSYSEVSNVEGFVGSYKVKVTRKPRYVIEDLCVGCMACVEACIFKTAKFPDEFNFGLSNRKPVYIPFPQATPLVALIDEESCIHFRTGKCKQPCAEACDRKAFDFEMKPEIIEIEVGTIILTTGFKPFNPLKSPYYGYVKYPNVYTSLEIERLVNASGPTEGHVRLRDGSEPKSIGIIHCVGSRDEKTNKWCSKVCCMYSLKLAHLLKEHSGAEIYNFYIDMRTPGKGYEEFYDKLLNEGVHFIRGRVAEVTDWAVTEAEKNKLILRVEDTLIGTVRRIPVDMVVLSLGMEPGSDAQDISRTFNISCSNEGFFLERHPKLAPVSTFTDGIFIAGACQGPKDIPDCVAQAGAAAAEALALIDAGFVELEPNTAYIEEELCCGCQVCINMCPYKAITYDQEKGKSYINEALCKGCGTCVGACGSGAISQNLFEDEEIYNEIEGLMVE, from the coding sequence ATGACAACTAATCACGAAATCCGCGTAGGCTTTTATATCTGCCACTGCGGGCACAATATTGCCAGCATAATTGATGTGGCATTAATTACAGCGTATGCAGCCAAACTGCCACATGTGGTCGTTTCAAAAGATTATAAATATATGTGCTCAGATCCGGGACAGGAAATAATCCAGAAAGACATTCAGGAATTTAACCTGAACCGGATCGTGGTAGCATCCTGCTCTCCCCTGCTCCACGAAGCCACATTCCGCTCGGCCACGGAGAAAGCTGGTTTGAACCAGTTCTTTATGCAAATGGTAAACATCCGGGAAAATGCATCCTGGGTACATGAGGACAAAGAGATGGCTACTCTTAAAGTAAAAGACCTGGTGCGAGCCGCCATCCAGCGCGTTGCTTTCCATAAAGCGCTCGAGAAAAAGAAGGTCCCGGTAAACCCGGCGGTAATGATCGTCGGCGGCGGTATTGCAGGAATCACTGCCGCTTTAAATATGGCCAACGCCGGAAAGAAAGTTTACCTGGTGGAAAAAGATCCTACCATTGGCGGCTTCATGGCTAAGTTCGATAAGACTTTTCCCACCCTCGACTGTGCAGCCTGCATCCTCACTCCTAAAATGTCTTCCGTTAAAAAACATCCGAATATTACTCTCTGGTCCTATTCAGAAGTATCAAATGTCGAAGGGTTTGTGGGTAGCTACAAGGTGAAGGTTACCCGGAAGCCTCGCTATGTCATTGAGGATCTTTGCGTAGGCTGCATGGCTTGCGTTGAGGCATGTATATTTAAAACCGCTAAGTTCCCTGATGAATTCAATTTCGGCTTAAGCAACCGAAAGCCGGTTTATATTCCGTTCCCGCAGGCTACCCCGCTGGTTGCACTTATTGATGAAGAATCCTGCATACACTTCAGGACGGGCAAATGCAAGCAACCATGTGCAGAAGCTTGCGACCGGAAGGCATTCGATTTCGAAATGAAGCCTGAAATCATTGAGATTGAAGTGGGGACTATTATCCTTACCACCGGCTTTAAGCCCTTTAATCCTTTAAAATCCCCATATTACGGCTATGTGAAATATCCCAATGTTTACACTTCTCTTGAGATCGAACGGCTGGTAAATGCTTCAGGGCCGACAGAAGGCCATGTCCGGCTCAGGGATGGTTCGGAGCCGAAAAGCATAGGGATCATCCATTGTGTGGGTTCGAGGGACGAAAAAACCAATAAATGGTGTTCCAAGGTATGCTGCATGTATTCGCTGAAACTGGCGCACTTGCTGAAAGAACATTCCGGTGCTGAGATTTACAACTTCTATATTGATATGCGGACACCCGGGAAGGGCTATGAAGAGTTTTATGACAAGCTGCTGAACGAAGGTGTACATTTCATTCGCGGCCGGGTTGCAGAAGTTACAGATTGGGCTGTTACAGAAGCTGAAAAAAACAAACTGATCCTTCGGGTGGAAGATACCCTTATCGGCACTGTCCGCAGAATCCCGGTCGATATGGTAGTCTTGTCGCTTGGCATGGAACCCGGGAGTGACGCGCAGGACATCAGCAGAACGTTCAACATATCATGCTCCAATGAAGGTTTCTTCCTGGAGCGTCACCCCAAGCTGGCTCCGGTCAGTACATTTACCGATGGTATTTTCATTGCCGGTGCATGCCAGGGGCCAAAAGATATCCCCGACTGCGTGGCCCAGGCCGGGGCGGCAGCAGCAGAAGCCCTGGCGCTTATCGATGCCGGTTTCGTTGAACTGGAACCCAATACTGCCTACATTGAAGAAGAATTGTGCTGCGGCTGCCAGGTCTGCATCAACATGTGCCCCTATAAGGCAATTACATACGATCAGGAAAAAGGCAAGTCGTATATCAATGAAGCACTTTGTAAAGGTTGCGGTACCTGTGTGGGGGCCTGCGGCTCGGGTGCCATATCCCAGAATCTCTTTGAAGATGAAGAGATTTATAATGAAATCGAAGGTTTAATGGTGGAATAA
- a CDS encoding hydrogenase iron-sulfur subunit has translation MESYSKDNSDWSPRIVAFFCNWCTYTASDLAGVSRLRYAPSTRVIRVMCSGRIEPAFILDAFTKGADGVLIGGCHPGDCHYSEGNYKCLRRYHLLQKYVEQIGLEKDRLRLEWISASEGKRLQEVVNEMTETLRQLGPSKIKETVETINK, from the coding sequence ATGGAATCATATAGTAAAGATAATTCCGATTGGTCACCACGTATTGTGGCATTTTTTTGCAACTGGTGCACTTACACTGCCTCAGACCTTGCAGGAGTTTCCCGCCTGAGATATGCCCCTTCGACGCGCGTAATCCGCGTGATGTGCTCCGGCAGGATCGAGCCCGCTTTTATCCTCGATGCCTTCACAAAAGGCGCCGACGGTGTGCTCATCGGTGGTTGCCACCCCGGCGATTGCCATTATTCTGAAGGCAATTACAAATGCCTGCGCCGCTACCATTTACTGCAAAAGTATGTGGAACAGATCGGGCTTGAAAAAGACCGCCTGCGGCTCGAATGGATCAGCGCCTCGGAAGGCAAGCGCCTCCAGGAGGTGGTTAATGAAATGACGGAAACCCTCAGGCAGCTTGGACCGTCGAAAATTAAAGAAACTGTCGAAACGATTAATAAATAA
- a CDS encoding F420-nonreducing hydrogenase, producing MAVEKPKLKLAVYWGAACGGCCVSVLDVHEHLFDIVENADLVFWPIALDIKYADVQAMPDQTIDITLFNGAVRNSENEHMAHVLRQKSKILIGYGACAHMGGIPGLANFSNKEDIFKRVYEDSESTENPGKVRPVEELDVKEGHIHIPHFYNDVMTLAQTVDVDYFIPGCPPQSERLLEVFLAVVNGAELPPKGSVIGAFPRVQCDDCKRKKSDKKGITRFFRPWEVEDDGETCLNEQGILCMGPATRGGCGVRCVEGNAPCRGCYGPLDDIPDAGAKNMSVIASMLEGKEPDEIGQAIDSIMDPAGTFYRFSLPGSKLRRKLS from the coding sequence ATGGCTGTTGAAAAACCAAAACTCAAGCTGGCTGTCTATTGGGGAGCCGCGTGCGGCGGTTGCTGCGTTTCTGTGCTCGATGTACATGAGCACCTGTTTGATATCGTAGAAAATGCGGACCTGGTCTTCTGGCCAATCGCGCTTGACATCAAATATGCAGATGTCCAAGCAATGCCGGATCAAACCATTGATATCACCCTTTTCAATGGTGCGGTCCGTAATAGTGAAAACGAACATATGGCCCATGTTCTCAGGCAAAAATCAAAGATTCTCATCGGTTATGGCGCGTGTGCTCACATGGGCGGAATACCGGGTCTCGCTAATTTTTCCAATAAGGAAGATATCTTTAAAAGGGTTTATGAAGACAGCGAATCCACCGAAAATCCCGGTAAGGTAAGGCCTGTTGAAGAATTGGACGTTAAAGAAGGCCATATTCATATTCCCCATTTCTACAATGATGTAATGACCCTCGCTCAAACCGTCGATGTGGATTATTTCATTCCCGGATGCCCGCCACAGTCTGAAAGACTGCTTGAGGTTTTCCTGGCAGTTGTCAATGGTGCCGAACTGCCGCCTAAAGGCTCCGTGATCGGCGCATTTCCGCGGGTGCAATGCGATGATTGCAAAAGAAAGAAATCGGACAAAAAAGGGATTACACGTTTCTTCAGGCCTTGGGAAGTTGAAGACGATGGCGAGACCTGCCTCAACGAACAAGGGATACTCTGTATGGGCCCTGCTACCCGCGGAGGATGCGGAGTCCGCTGTGTGGAAGGGAATGCGCCCTGCCGCGGCTGTTACGGGCCACTGGATGACATCCCGGATGCAGGGGCCAAGAATATGTCGGTTATCGCATCGATGCTCGAAGGGAAAGAACCCGATGAAATAGGACAAGCTATCGATTCCATCATGGATCCCGCAGGTACTTTTTACCGTTTTAGTTTACCAGGATCAAAACTCAGGAGAAAACTATCATGA
- a CDS encoding Ni/Fe hydrogenase subunit alpha, translated as MKQITIDPITRLEGHGKIEIFCNDDGDVENVYFQVPELRGFEKFCEGRPIEEISQIVTKICGVCPGCHHMAAGKAADMVFGVEPTPAAKKIRELFYMAHFVHSHIAHFYALGAPDFVVGPDAPKSERNILGVIGKVGKEIGLEVIKQRRRAQEIQALLGGHQTHIVLNVPGGVRKGLKEEERKDIVEKAKGFIEFSRFSMKIFNDVVLANPQYVDLILNGPYSLKIHSMGLVDDKNRVNFYDGKVRVVDTEGKELYKYSPVEYRDFIAERVEPWTYLKFPYLKKIGWKGFVEGQDSGVYHATPLSRLNAADGMATPIAQEEYERMYATLGGKPVNATLAMHWARLVELIYAAEHCLELASDPEITSQDLRARIEKVPTEGIGIVEAQRGTLTHHYWTDERGIVTKANLIVGTTNNHAAISMSIKKAAQELIKKGVDVTDGILNRIEMAFRAYDPCFSCATHHLPGQMPLTVNFRDSQGNITRSVSR; from the coding sequence ATGAAACAAATCACTATTGATCCCATCACCCGCCTTGAAGGTCATGGGAAGATCGAAATATTTTGCAACGACGACGGAGACGTAGAAAATGTCTACTTCCAGGTCCCGGAACTCAGGGGATTTGAAAAATTCTGTGAAGGAAGGCCCATTGAAGAGATATCACAGATAGTGACCAAAATCTGTGGCGTATGCCCCGGATGCCACCATATGGCCGCCGGCAAGGCTGCCGATATGGTCTTCGGTGTAGAGCCGACCCCAGCTGCAAAAAAGATCAGGGAGCTCTTTTACATGGCCCATTTCGTGCATAGTCATATTGCACATTTCTATGCGCTGGGTGCTCCCGACTTTGTGGTTGGCCCCGATGCCCCAAAATCAGAAAGAAATATTCTTGGTGTCATCGGAAAGGTCGGGAAAGAGATCGGTCTGGAAGTCATAAAACAACGCAGAAGGGCACAGGAAATCCAGGCTTTGTTGGGCGGACACCAGACACACATAGTGCTGAATGTACCCGGTGGTGTCAGGAAAGGGCTTAAGGAAGAAGAAAGAAAGGATATCGTCGAAAAGGCAAAGGGATTTATTGAATTTTCAAGGTTTTCGATGAAGATTTTCAATGATGTGGTCCTGGCAAACCCGCAATATGTCGACCTGATCCTGAATGGCCCTTACTCATTGAAAATCCATTCTATGGGTTTGGTGGACGACAAGAACAGGGTGAATTTTTACGATGGTAAGGTCAGGGTGGTTGATACGGAAGGAAAGGAACTGTACAAGTACTCACCCGTTGAATACAGAGATTTTATCGCCGAAAGGGTTGAACCGTGGACCTATCTTAAATTCCCCTATCTAAAGAAAATAGGATGGAAAGGGTTTGTCGAAGGGCAGGACTCCGGCGTATATCATGCTACACCGCTCTCAAGGCTCAATGCAGCCGATGGCATGGCAACCCCGATTGCGCAGGAAGAATATGAACGGATGTATGCCACACTGGGCGGTAAACCCGTTAATGCCACCCTGGCAATGCACTGGGCCAGGCTTGTTGAGTTGATCTATGCTGCAGAACACTGCCTGGAACTGGCTTCAGATCCTGAAATCACAAGCCAGGACCTGAGGGCCAGAATCGAAAAAGTGCCCACCGAAGGTATCGGAATCGTAGAAGCCCAGCGGGGAACGCTCACCCATCATTACTGGACCGATGAGCGTGGTATTGTGACGAAGGCAAACCTCATTGTAGGGACAACAAATAATCATGCGGCGATCAGTATGTCAATCAAAAAGGCCGCCCAGGAGCTGATTAAAAAAGGTGTCGATGTAACTGACGGCATCCTGAACAGGATTGAAATGGCTTTCAGGGCTTACGATCCCTGCTTCTCATGTGCCACCCATCACTTACCCGGTCAAATGCCGCTGACGGTCAATTTCAGGGACTCACAAGGCAATATTACCAGAAGTGTCTCGAGGTAA
- a CDS encoding hydrogenase maturation protease yields the protein MSRGKCLIIGFGSDALSDDGLPIRLINDLKAILDPDKFILMTSPVGGLELLNLLDGFNTAVLIDTQLTSKRKPGVIHKFTPDNFEETFHLSSQHDVYFHEALRLGSEMGISMPDDIHIVAIEIVENKKLSFEFSGVIEEKYPAILAQVRLALRKIEI from the coding sequence GTGTCTCGAGGTAAATGCCTCATCATTGGTTTTGGCAGCGATGCCCTCTCGGATGATGGCCTGCCAATCAGGCTCATCAATGATTTAAAGGCTATTTTAGATCCGGATAAGTTCATATTGATGACGAGTCCTGTCGGTGGCCTTGAATTGCTTAATCTGCTGGACGGCTTTAATACTGCTGTATTGATCGATACGCAGCTTACTTCAAAGAGAAAACCCGGGGTAATTCATAAATTTACGCCTGACAATTTTGAGGAGACTTTTCATCTTTCCAGCCAGCATGATGTATATTTCCATGAAGCGCTTCGCCTTGGATCAGAAATGGGTATTTCTATGCCGGACGATATCCATATAGTAGCAATTGAAATTGTAGAAAATAAAAAGCTTAGTTTTGAATTCTCCGGGGTAATTGAGGAGAAGTATCCTGCTATACTTGCACAGGTCAGGCTCGCACTGAGAAAAATTGAAATTTAG